One genomic segment of Amycolatopsis sp. WQ 127309 includes these proteins:
- a CDS encoding DUF2207 domain-containing protein, whose protein sequence is MRGRVVAAAVLTLFVAVAGPATAQDQPPPPALPQSAEIQLKVERDGSLSVAEAVAVPNGVTMDRRVPLRVPAPHHRDRVYGVRDVVLEGSGTASVDQDAFTIHLTSGTSTVRYTVDGAVDGNRVTWELAGGWSTDLKFLRASFAAPRIPTAVDCLAGPADSDFSCGAAQIDHAGLTRFSQQNLLAGQRMTATVELPAGTVPANARLVPAKTLAGAFVLTAPVGWAWAGFGALLLVAAAFVWLARRRDVGAGEPPKAELVSANGEFASPEGVLPGHVGLLLHGRTGAADLAATVLDLAVRNYVWVSAEDGGWRLSRRNPADEHLTPFERAVFAAVLPEDSVTLAELRQRHVDIAPPELYADVVRRGWFAARPRRLGRAGVRVVCYGVFLTVLLALTAGYAQLGVILVLAGAAAAVVSAALPARRRAGTDVARRLRGVAAKLGSVKVKDLGKPQRELVFSRGLPYASALGELSGWVAAFDGLPHPPPVYWHAGEISPDQAGSFATALAGTFAGAHRGRLQGLVSGNSGQNPNHHPRGGTRRAGEPS, encoded by the coding sequence GTGCGCGGCCGGGTCGTCGCCGCGGCGGTGCTGACGCTCTTCGTGGCCGTCGCCGGGCCCGCGACGGCGCAGGACCAGCCACCGCCGCCCGCGTTGCCGCAGAGCGCCGAGATCCAGCTCAAGGTGGAGCGCGACGGCTCGCTTTCGGTCGCCGAGGCGGTGGCGGTCCCCAACGGCGTCACGATGGACCGCCGGGTCCCGCTGCGGGTCCCGGCGCCGCACCACCGCGACCGCGTCTACGGCGTGCGCGACGTCGTCCTCGAAGGCAGCGGCACGGCCTCGGTGGACCAGGACGCCTTCACGATCCACCTGACGTCCGGCACCTCGACCGTCCGGTACACAGTGGACGGTGCGGTCGACGGGAACCGCGTCACCTGGGAGCTGGCCGGCGGCTGGAGCACCGACCTGAAGTTCCTCCGCGCGTCCTTCGCGGCGCCCCGGATCCCGACGGCGGTCGACTGCCTGGCCGGACCGGCCGATTCGGACTTCTCCTGCGGCGCCGCGCAGATCGACCACGCCGGGCTAACCCGGTTCAGCCAGCAGAACCTCCTCGCGGGCCAGCGGATGACGGCCACCGTCGAGCTGCCGGCGGGCACCGTCCCGGCGAACGCCCGGCTGGTGCCGGCCAAGACCCTCGCGGGCGCGTTCGTCCTCACCGCCCCGGTCGGCTGGGCCTGGGCCGGCTTCGGCGCGCTGCTGCTGGTCGCGGCCGCGTTCGTCTGGCTCGCGCGCCGTCGTGACGTCGGCGCGGGGGAGCCGCCGAAGGCCGAGCTGGTCTCGGCCAACGGCGAGTTCGCGTCACCGGAAGGCGTGCTGCCGGGCCACGTCGGCCTGCTGCTGCACGGCCGGACCGGCGCGGCGGACCTCGCGGCGACGGTGCTCGACCTGGCCGTCCGCAACTACGTCTGGGTGAGCGCCGAGGACGGCGGCTGGCGGCTGAGCCGGCGCAACCCGGCCGACGAGCACCTGACCCCCTTCGAGCGTGCGGTGTTCGCGGCCGTCCTGCCGGAAGACTCGGTGACGCTTGCCGAACTGCGGCAGCGGCACGTCGATATCGCACCGCCGGAGCTGTACGCCGACGTCGTCCGCCGCGGCTGGTTCGCGGCCCGGCCCCGGCGGCTCGGCCGGGCCGGCGTCCGGGTGGTCTGCTACGGCGTTTTCCTGACCGTCCTGCTCGCGCTGACCGCCGGGTACGCCCAGCTCGGCGTCATCCTCGTGCTGGCCGGGGCGGCCGCCGCAGTGGTCTCGGCGGCGCTGCCCGCGCGCCGCCGGGCGGGCACCGACGTCGCCCGGCGGCTGCGCGGCGTCGCCGCGAAACTGGGTTCCGTGAAGGTGAAGGACCTCGGCAAGCCGCAACGGGAACTGGTGTTCTCACGCGGTCTGCCGTACGCGTCAGCTCTGGGCGAACTCAGCGGCTGGGTGGCCGCTTTCGACGGTCTCCCGCACCCGCCGCCGGTTTACTGGCACGCCGGCGAAATCAGCCCTGACCAGGCCGGATCCTTCGCGACGGCGCTCGCGGGCACGTTCGCCGGCGCCCATCGTGGTCGCCTGCAGGGCCTCGTGAGTGGTAATTCGGGTCAGAACCCGAATCACCACCCACGAGGCGGGACGCGGAGAGCAGGCGAGCCGTCGTAG